A window of Panicum virgatum strain AP13 chromosome 8K, P.virgatum_v5, whole genome shotgun sequence contains these coding sequences:
- the LOC120645566 gene encoding uncharacterized protein LOC120645566 yields the protein MASSSASGSSTSPSPSPNPSAPAGSAQVDPNPSDERLRKTPLWRHVKLLEKNASSGGNAKSKCLYCDHIIPGSYFRVRAHLMREPGKGTSICGAATPEMVDQFRKEEEAARVSADGSSRRSVPMPVQLSASASSSGLLPPTGSKASSKKNLVFWRVSTLNSDKWLMQLLQECVPFNLARNPNYRAAFNFVATNEMGGYTPPGINKLRTTLLQQEKTNVEKLLEPIKSTWSTKGVTIAADGWTDSQRRPLLNFIAVTESGPMFLKCENTEGKAKTKEYISALLIEVIEKVGSKNVVQVVTDNAANCKAAGLIIEAKYSNILWTPCVVHTLNLALKNICAAKNDEDENPELKWISDIAGDALQIKNFIMNHGMRLSMFNSFSKLKFLAIAGTRFASVIVMLKRFLLLKDSLIQMVISDKWRTYREDDQEKANFVRQKVLDDYWWDQVKYIIDFTDPIYSMLRAADTLKPCLHLIYEMWDSMIEKVKTVIYRKEGKGPLDESEFFNVVNDILQDCWLKSNTPLHCLAHSLNPRYYSEQWLSEDPNRVAPHMDPEISEERNNCLRKLFPVTEELRRVKQQFADYSLKRGIFSLPDSIDDRAHFDPLQWWGIYGSRTPELKELAFKLLGQPASSSCCERNWSTYSFIHNLRRNRFTPERAEDLVFVHNNLRLLSRCSDEYLTGPTQMWDVGGDGFETFDGVGILQAANLTLDEPEFEVMIAEDD from the exons ATGGCTAGTTCAAGTGCAAGTGGAAGTTCAACTTCTCCTTCTCCATCACCTAATCCCAGTGCCCCTGCTGGTAGTGCACAAGTTGATCCCAATCCTTCTGACGAGAGATTGCGTAAAACTCCTCTGTGGAGGCATGTTAAATTACTTGAAAAGAATGCTTCTTCTGGAGGAAATGCAAAATCTAAGTGCTTGTATTGTGATCACATTATTCCTGGGAGTTACTTTAGAGTAAGAGCACATCTCATGAGGGAACCCGGTAAAGGCACATCAATTTGTGGTGCTGCCACACCAGAGATGGTGGACCAGTTCcgcaaggaagaagaagcagcaCGAGTTAGTGCTGATGGAAGCTCAAGGAGGAGTGTTCCCATGCCAGTGCAGCTCTCTGCCTCAGCATCATCCTCTGGATTGTTGCCGCCAACAGGATCTAAGGCATCATCAAAGAAGAATCTGGTATTTTGGAGAGTTTCCACATTgaactccgacaaatggctgaTGCAATTATTGCAAGAAT GCGTTCCTTTCAACTTGGCAAGAAACCCAAACTATCGGGCTGCATTCAACTTTGTGGCAACAAATGAAATGGGTGGGTATACCCCTCCTGGAATCAACAAGTTGAGAACAACTCTCCTGCAGCAAGAGAAGACTAATGTGGAGAAGCTGCTTGAACCCATCAAGAGCACCTGGTCCACAAAAGGGGTGACAATTGCAGCTGATGGTTGGACTGATTCTCAGAGAAGGCCCCTTTTGAACTTCATTGCTGTGACAGAGAGCGGTCCAATGTTCTTGAAATGTGAAAACACTGAAGGAAAGGCAAAGACCAAGGAGTACATTTCTGCCCTCTTGATTGAGGTTATTGAAAAGGTTGGATCAAAGAATGTAGTTCAGGTGGTCACTGACAATGCAGCAAATTGCAAAGCTGCTGGTTTGATTATTGAAGCAAAGTACAGCAACATCCTTTGGACTCCCTGTGTTGTCCACACTTTGAATTTGGCATTGAAAAATATTTGTGCTGCAAAgaatgatgaagatgaaaatcCAGAACTTAAATGGATAAGTGATATTGCCGGGGATGCTCTCCAAATCAAGAATTTTATCATGAATCATGGCATGAGGCTGTCAATGTTCAATTCATTTAGTAAGCTCAAGTTCCTAGCTATTGCAGGCACAAGATTTGCATCTGTCATTGTTATGTTGAAGAGGTTTCTTCTTCTCAAGGACTCGCTTATACAGATGGTAATCAGTGATAAGTGGAGAACATATAGAGAAGATGATCAGGAAAAGGCCAATTTTGTGAGACAGAAGGTGCTTGATGACTATTGGTGGGATCAAGTGAAATACATCATTGATTTCACTGATCCCATTTACTCAATGCTAAGGGCAGCAGATACTTTGAAGCCTTGTCTGCACTTAATTTATGAAATGTGGGACAGCATGATAGAGAAAGTAAAAACTGTTATTTACCGGAAAGAAGGGAAGGGGCCGCTGGATGAATCTGAGTTCTTCAATGTTGTCAATGACATTTTACAAGATTGTTGGCTCAAAAGCAACACCCCACTCCATTGTTTGGCACACTCTCTTAACCCTAGGTACTATAGTGAACAATGGCTTTCAGAAGACCCAAACCGTGTAGCCCCACATATGGATCCAGAAATTTCAGAAGAGAGGAACAATTGCCTTAGGAAGCTTTTTCCAGTTACAGAAGAGCTTAGGAGAGTTAAACAACAGTTCGCTGATTACTCACTGAAAAGAGGCATCTTTAGTTTACCTGATTCAATTGATGACAGAGCTCATTTTGATCCACTGCAATGGTGGGGCATCTATGGGTCTAGGACCCCAGAGTTGAAAGAATTAGCTTTTAAGCTGCTTGGGCAGccagcttcttcttcttgctgcgAGAGAAACTGGAGCACATACAGTTTTATCCATAACCTGAGAAGAAACAGGTTCACACCTGAACGTGCTGAGGATTTAGTGTTTGTGCATAACAACTTACGTCTTCTTTCAAGGTGTAGTGACGAGTATCTCACAGGGCCAACACAAATGTGGGATGTTGGGGGAGATGGCTTTGAGACATTTGATGGTGTCGGTATTCTTCAAGCTGCTAATCTCACTTTGGATGAGCCGGAGTTTGAGGTTATGATTGCAGAAGATGATTGA